The Mus caroli chromosome 1, CAROLI_EIJ_v1.1, whole genome shotgun sequence genome has a window encoding:
- the Ier5 gene encoding immediate early response gene 5 protein produces MEFKLEAHRIVSISLGKIYNSRVQRGGIKLHKNLLVSLVLRSARQVYLSDPCPGLYLAGPAGTPAVPPPQQPGEPVAGPPSGWGEPPPPVARAAWPEPEPQPQPQSQPQPQRPSVCHTPGAGSSEPVVALAGSGEALPGGEEDSAAAAWGRVERPRAASSGGGSDACPEGPRAVRRPCGCSPAVEERSSEDGSPAPPAPCPRKRGAAGVGGGRAGCSAPGSTPLKKPRRNSEEQPVTSEEDTDEEMETGNVANLISIFGSSFSGLLRKSPAGGREEEEAEEGGPEAAEPGQICCDKPVLRDMSPWSTAIVAF; encoded by the coding sequence ATGGAGTTCAAGCTGGAGGCTCACCGCATCGTCAGCATCTCCCTGGGCAAGATCTACAACTCGCGGGTCCAGCGCGGCGGCATCAAGCTGCACAAGAACCTCTTGGTGTCGTTGGTGCTGCGCAGCGCCCGCCAAGTCTACCTGAGTGACCCCTGCCCTGGCCTCTACCTGGCTGGCCCTGCGGGGACCCCGGCGGTGCCACCGCCTCAGCAGCCTGGAGAGCCTGTAGCCGGGCCACCCTCCGGCTGGGGAGAGCCGCCCCCGCCGGTCGCCCGTGCCGCCTGGCCGGAGCCCGAGCCTCAGCCTCAGCCGCAGTCGCAGCCTCAGCCTCAGCGTCCCTCTGTGTGCCACACGCCCGGAGCGGGAAGCTCAGAACCGGTGGTCGCGCTGGCCGGATCGGGGGAAGCTCTCCCGGGCGGAGAGGAGGACTCGGCGGCAGCTGCTTGGGGCCGCGTGGAGCGTCCGCGCGCGGCGTCTTCTGGAGGCGGCTCGGACGCGTGCCCCGAGGGGCCCCGGGCAGTGCGCCGCCCGTGCGGCTGTTCCCCGGCCGTGGAGGAGCGGTCCTCCGAAGACGGGTCCCCCGCGCCACCCGCCCCGTGTCCCAGGAAGCGTGGCGCAGCGGGAGTGGGTGGCGGCCGCGCGGGCTGCTCGGCACCCGGCTCTACTCCTCTCAAGAAGCCGCGCCGGAACTCGGAGGAGCAGCCAGTCACCAGCGAGGAGGACACGGACGAGGAGATGGAGACCGGGAACGTGGCAAACCTCATCAGCATCTTCGGGTCTAGCTTCTCGGGACTCCTACGGAAAAGCCCCGCGGGCGGCCgagaggaagaggaggcggaGGAGGGCGGCCCGGAAGCCGCCGAGCCGGGGCAGATCTGCTGCGACAAGCCGGTGCTGAGAGACATGAGCCCCTGGAGCACAGCCATCGTGGCCTTCTGA